In a single window of the Ooceraea biroi isolate clonal line C1 chromosome 8, Obir_v5.4, whole genome shotgun sequence genome:
- the LOC105285631 gene encoding WASH complex subunit 5 isoform X1: MGDFLAANNVCGQNLLRLVSRGNAIIAELMRLKDYVPPIFSLDSKQLIQKYGSIMIDFAYFKAASVYEQKIEDDPTLQETDEELRNNFSDILTRFYLAFESIHKYVTDLNFYVDELGDGIYIHQSVDSIMFNEEGKQLMCEAVYLYGVMLLLVDYHFEGRIRERLLVSYYRYNAQRSSSTGVDDVCMLLRSTGYVRTLFKRPANYPEEYFKRVPLRDFLVDLVIGRLRSDEIYNQTLAFPHPEHRSTAVATQASMLVIILSFKPTILHAQTAIMREIVDRFFPDNWVISIYMGTVINLCDWWSPYKAARTALNNTLENSNVKGIAQKYGVKMDKLIRETEEIQLAGTLDESATGSLVKLVRECNVTLHWILLHTATPTLVLEDSKRSRTLRQLVITESKYTTANCLRLLLSTAQIEQDVKQMYKDLLLGKETKWLKDKGMCIDRITDLAQIFGGVKPLDGIDKNQHLYTWFTEINKHIDSLKQEDGRKIVQLLQALEQVQEFHQLENNLHISQYLADTRETLHNMLRTGSISEDTMISLNIVTDCCYAWNIMESFVDVMQEGIKANPPMVIKLKALFLKMASALETPLLRVNQARSADLSSVSQYYSRELEGYARRVLQIIPETVFGLLAQIVYLETNAFKEIPTKLPKDKLKDYAQLADRLQMAKLTYAVSVFTKGVLSLRSVSLGVLRVDSHRLLEDGIRQELVKKVSLALHNGLNFDQKSKTSLLQKLCNLSSIMDGYRKSFQYIQDYININSLKIWHEEITYIMNNAVEEERRGFSWVPGKSWRQFHEDKHALPTDNNSLTFMGRLARELIHITEPRTTVYIEHSLAWYDIKTQNEVLNYKIFSVILETIGTPGLSGLDKLISFFIVIELEALIHHIEKGLRNKSWTSMLEDCEATLSTLDSAKSNITKLHNSISASSGKLWSSALEWTLKIGHYQLLRKKIAYELNTACKFEAKHMEAALRTLNTAILCEIARQDNETEQEKSELLHELSTRLDWAGISDPHNKVYIKPPKMDNIALIVFLFTVSQLNKLFYCKNTASLLSKRHQDPIDAVVFAIGIQTILRQFHVSVMNRFVKYLCVYTLSFVTTESMKAGSEAETEGATNLHFLELFVKYSGIPRSLILKEIPVVVLDHSLVKMAK; encoded by the exons aTGGGCGACTTTCTGGCAGCTAATAATGTCTGCGGACAAAATTTGTTACGACTGGTGTCTCGTGGGAACGCTATCATAGCTGAATTAATGCGACTGAAGGATTATGTGCCACCGATTTTTAG TTTGGATTCTAAGCAGTTGATACAAAAGTATGGCTCGATCATGATCGATTTTGCATACTTCAAAGCAGCCAGTGTTTACGAACAGAAGATAGAAGATGATCCG aCACTCCAAGAAACAGATGAAGAGCTGCGGAATAATTTCTCGGACATACTGACAAGATTTTATTTAGCCTTCGAAAGTATACATAAGTATGTCACGGATCTGAATTTTTATGTCGACGAGTTGGGAGACGGAATTTATATACATCAATCGGTGGACTCTATTATGTTCAATGAAGAGGGAAAACAATTAATG TGCGAAGCCGTGTACTTGTACGGTGTCATGTTACTGTTGGTGGACTATCACTTTGAAGGCAGGATACGCGAGAGATTACTCGTGTCTTACTATCGGTACAACGCGCAACGGTCTTCCTCGACGGGGGTGGATGACGTCTGTATGCTGCTGCGTTCAACGGGATACGTCAGGACGTTGTTCAAGAGGCCAGCGAATTATCCCGAAGAATATTTCAA gagAGTGCCGTTGCGAGACTTTCTGGTGGATCTCGTCATCGGTCGGCTGCGTTCGGACGAGATCTACAATCAGACTCTCGCTTTCCCGCATCCAGAACATCGTAGCACTGCGGTGGCCACGCAAGCGTCGATGCTGGTGATAATTTTGTCGTTCAAGCCGACAATACTGCACGCGCAAACCGCCATCATGAGGGAGATAGTGGACAGATTCTTCCCGGACAATTGGGTGATCAGTATTTATATGGGAACGGTGATCAATCTGTGCGACTGGTGGTCCCCGTACAAGGCTGCGCGAACAGCGTTGAACAATACACTTGAGAATTCGAATGTAAAAGGAATCGCTCAGAAGTACGGAGTAAAGATGGAT aAATTAATACGAGAGACCGAGGAAATACAATTGGCAGGCACGTTGGACGAAAGTGCGACAGGTTCTTTAGTCAAATTAGTGAGGGAGTGTAACGTCACGTTGCACTGGATCCTTCTGCACACAGCTACGCCCACTCTGGTCCTGGAGGATTCGAAACGTTCGCGTACTCTGCGTCAGTTGGTCATAACCGAGAGCAAATACACCACGGCAAACTGCCTGCGCTTGCTACTGAGCACCGCTCAGATTGAACAGGACGTTAAACAGATGTACAAggat ctGTTGCTCGGAAAGGAAACCAAGTGGCTGAAGGACAAAGGAATGTGCATTGACCGTATAACTGATCTCGCGCAAATCTTCGGAGGTGTGAAGCCCCTAGACGGCATCGATAAGAACCAACACCTTTACACGTGGTTCACGGAAATAAACAAGCACATTGATTCACTGAAGCAGGAGGACGGGCGGAAAATAGTGCAACTGTTGCAAGCGTTGGAACAAGTTCAGG aatttCACCAGTTGGAGAATAATCTGCACATTTCGCAGTATCTCGCTGACACACGCGAGACTCTGCACAATATGTTACGCACGGGCAGCATATCCGAAGATACCATGATAAGTTTGAACATCGTAACGGATTGCTGCTACGCGTGGAACATCATGGAGTCCTTCGTCGACGTGATGCAAGAGGGCATAAAGGCAAATCCGCCAATGGTCATCAAACTGAAAGCTCTTTTCCTTAAG atgGCATCGGCGCTGGAGACGCCGTTACTGAGGGTGAACCAAGCGCGGAGCGCGGATTTATCCTCCGTGTCCCAATATTACAGCAGAGAGCTGGAAGGATACGCCAGGCGCGTTTTGCAAATTATACCTGAGACCGTGTTTGGCCTGTTGGCGCAGATCGTGTACCTCGAAACGAATGCGTTTAAAGAGATCCCGACGAAATTGCCCAAAGACAAGCTCAAGGACTACGCGCAACTAGCTGACAGACTGCag ATGGCCAAACTAACGTACGCTGTATCAGTCTTTACGAAGGGCGTTTTGTCGCTGAGAAGTGTTTCTTTGGGAGTTTTAAGGGTTGACTCGCATCGTCTCCTGGAGGACGGTATACGTCAGGAACTCGTCAAGAAAGTTAGTTTAGCCTTGCACAACGGTCTTAATTTTGACCAAAAGTCCAAG ACGTctcttttacaaaaattatgtaatttatcttCGATTATGGACGGGTACAGAAAATCGTTTCAATATATTCAGGACTACATTAATATCAACAGTTTGAAAATCTGGCATGAAGAA ATTACGTACATCATGAATAACGCGGTCGAGGAGGAACGTAGAGGCTTCTCTTGGGTGCCAGGAAAATCGTGGAGGCAATTTCACGAGGACAAGCATGCGCTTCCGACGGATAATAATTCCCTGACGTTCATGGGTAGACTTGCCAGAGAGCTTATTCATATCACCGAACCCCG GACTACCGTGTACATAGAACACTCCCTGGCTTGGTACGACATCAAAACGCAAAACGAGGTGTTAAATTACAAGATCTTTTCGGTGATACTGGAGACGATCGGTACGCCAGGCCTGTCAGGATTGGATAAGCTTATCTCCTTTTTCATCGTCATCGAATTGGAGGCTTTGATCCACCATATAGAGAAAGGGTTGCGGAACAAGAGTTGGACGTCGATGCTGGAGGATTGCGAAGCTACCTTGAGTACTTTAGACAGCGCTAAAA gTAATATTACGAAACTTCATAATTCTATAAGCGCCAGCAGCGGTAAACTGTGGTCGTCGGCGCTCGAGTGGACGCTGAAGATAGGCCACTACCAGTTGCTCAGGAAAAAGATAGCGTACGAGCTAAACACTGCTTGCAAATTTGAAGCGAAGCATATGGAGGCTGCCCTTCGCACCTTAAACAC ggCTATCTTGTGCGAGATAGCGAGACAAGATAACGAGACTGAGCAGGAAAAGAGCGAGTTGCTTCATGAGCTTAGCACGCGATTGGACTGGGCTGGCATCAGCGACCCGCACAACAAAGTTTACATTAAACCACCGAAGATGGACAACATAGCTCTCATTGTCTTCTTGTTTACGGTGTCgcagttaaataaattgttttactgTAAAAATACAG CGAGTCTCTTGAGCAAGAGACATCAAGATCCTATTGATGCTGTGGTGTTCGCGATAGGAATACAAACGATTCTCCGTCAGTTTCACGTTTCTGTGATGAATCGTTTTGTGAAGTATCTTTGTGTGTATACCTTGTCGTTCGTCACCACGGAGAG TATGAAAGCAGGGAGTGAAGCAGAAACCGAAGGAGCTACAAATCTCCATTTTCTAGAGCTTTTTGTGAAATATTCTGGCATTCCGCGTTCTCTTATTCTTAAAGAAATACCCGTCGTCGTTTTAGATCATTCCCTAGtcaaaatggcaaaataa
- the LOC105285631 gene encoding WASH complex subunit 5 isoform X2, with the protein MTSVCCCVQRDTSGRCSRGQRIIPKNISSAWRVPLRDFLVDLVIGRLRSDEIYNQTLAFPHPEHRSTAVATQASMLVIILSFKPTILHAQTAIMREIVDRFFPDNWVISIYMGTVINLCDWWSPYKAARTALNNTLENSNVKGIAQKYGVKMDKLIRETEEIQLAGTLDESATGSLVKLVRECNVTLHWILLHTATPTLVLEDSKRSRTLRQLVITESKYTTANCLRLLLSTAQIEQDVKQMYKDLLLGKETKWLKDKGMCIDRITDLAQIFGGVKPLDGIDKNQHLYTWFTEINKHIDSLKQEDGRKIVQLLQALEQVQEFHQLENNLHISQYLADTRETLHNMLRTGSISEDTMISLNIVTDCCYAWNIMESFVDVMQEGIKANPPMVIKLKALFLKMASALETPLLRVNQARSADLSSVSQYYSRELEGYARRVLQIIPETVFGLLAQIVYLETNAFKEIPTKLPKDKLKDYAQLADRLQMAKLTYAVSVFTKGVLSLRSVSLGVLRVDSHRLLEDGIRQELVKKVSLALHNGLNFDQKSKTSLLQKLCNLSSIMDGYRKSFQYIQDYININSLKIWHEEITYIMNNAVEEERRGFSWVPGKSWRQFHEDKHALPTDNNSLTFMGRLARELIHITEPRTTVYIEHSLAWYDIKTQNEVLNYKIFSVILETIGTPGLSGLDKLISFFIVIELEALIHHIEKGLRNKSWTSMLEDCEATLSTLDSAKSNITKLHNSISASSGKLWSSALEWTLKIGHYQLLRKKIAYELNTACKFEAKHMEAALRTLNTAILCEIARQDNETEQEKSELLHELSTRLDWAGISDPHNKVYIKPPKMDNIALIVFLFTVSQLNKLFYCKNTASLLSKRHQDPIDAVVFAIGIQTILRQFHVSVMNRFVKYLCVYTLSFVTTESMKAGSEAETEGATNLHFLELFVKYSGIPRSLILKEIPVVVLDHSLVKMAK; encoded by the exons ATGACGTCTGTATGCTGCTGCGTTCAACGGGATACGTCAGGACGTTGTTCAAGAGGCCAGCGAATTATCCCGAAGAATATTTCAAGTGCGTG gagAGTGCCGTTGCGAGACTTTCTGGTGGATCTCGTCATCGGTCGGCTGCGTTCGGACGAGATCTACAATCAGACTCTCGCTTTCCCGCATCCAGAACATCGTAGCACTGCGGTGGCCACGCAAGCGTCGATGCTGGTGATAATTTTGTCGTTCAAGCCGACAATACTGCACGCGCAAACCGCCATCATGAGGGAGATAGTGGACAGATTCTTCCCGGACAATTGGGTGATCAGTATTTATATGGGAACGGTGATCAATCTGTGCGACTGGTGGTCCCCGTACAAGGCTGCGCGAACAGCGTTGAACAATACACTTGAGAATTCGAATGTAAAAGGAATCGCTCAGAAGTACGGAGTAAAGATGGAT aAATTAATACGAGAGACCGAGGAAATACAATTGGCAGGCACGTTGGACGAAAGTGCGACAGGTTCTTTAGTCAAATTAGTGAGGGAGTGTAACGTCACGTTGCACTGGATCCTTCTGCACACAGCTACGCCCACTCTGGTCCTGGAGGATTCGAAACGTTCGCGTACTCTGCGTCAGTTGGTCATAACCGAGAGCAAATACACCACGGCAAACTGCCTGCGCTTGCTACTGAGCACCGCTCAGATTGAACAGGACGTTAAACAGATGTACAAggat ctGTTGCTCGGAAAGGAAACCAAGTGGCTGAAGGACAAAGGAATGTGCATTGACCGTATAACTGATCTCGCGCAAATCTTCGGAGGTGTGAAGCCCCTAGACGGCATCGATAAGAACCAACACCTTTACACGTGGTTCACGGAAATAAACAAGCACATTGATTCACTGAAGCAGGAGGACGGGCGGAAAATAGTGCAACTGTTGCAAGCGTTGGAACAAGTTCAGG aatttCACCAGTTGGAGAATAATCTGCACATTTCGCAGTATCTCGCTGACACACGCGAGACTCTGCACAATATGTTACGCACGGGCAGCATATCCGAAGATACCATGATAAGTTTGAACATCGTAACGGATTGCTGCTACGCGTGGAACATCATGGAGTCCTTCGTCGACGTGATGCAAGAGGGCATAAAGGCAAATCCGCCAATGGTCATCAAACTGAAAGCTCTTTTCCTTAAG atgGCATCGGCGCTGGAGACGCCGTTACTGAGGGTGAACCAAGCGCGGAGCGCGGATTTATCCTCCGTGTCCCAATATTACAGCAGAGAGCTGGAAGGATACGCCAGGCGCGTTTTGCAAATTATACCTGAGACCGTGTTTGGCCTGTTGGCGCAGATCGTGTACCTCGAAACGAATGCGTTTAAAGAGATCCCGACGAAATTGCCCAAAGACAAGCTCAAGGACTACGCGCAACTAGCTGACAGACTGCag ATGGCCAAACTAACGTACGCTGTATCAGTCTTTACGAAGGGCGTTTTGTCGCTGAGAAGTGTTTCTTTGGGAGTTTTAAGGGTTGACTCGCATCGTCTCCTGGAGGACGGTATACGTCAGGAACTCGTCAAGAAAGTTAGTTTAGCCTTGCACAACGGTCTTAATTTTGACCAAAAGTCCAAG ACGTctcttttacaaaaattatgtaatttatcttCGATTATGGACGGGTACAGAAAATCGTTTCAATATATTCAGGACTACATTAATATCAACAGTTTGAAAATCTGGCATGAAGAA ATTACGTACATCATGAATAACGCGGTCGAGGAGGAACGTAGAGGCTTCTCTTGGGTGCCAGGAAAATCGTGGAGGCAATTTCACGAGGACAAGCATGCGCTTCCGACGGATAATAATTCCCTGACGTTCATGGGTAGACTTGCCAGAGAGCTTATTCATATCACCGAACCCCG GACTACCGTGTACATAGAACACTCCCTGGCTTGGTACGACATCAAAACGCAAAACGAGGTGTTAAATTACAAGATCTTTTCGGTGATACTGGAGACGATCGGTACGCCAGGCCTGTCAGGATTGGATAAGCTTATCTCCTTTTTCATCGTCATCGAATTGGAGGCTTTGATCCACCATATAGAGAAAGGGTTGCGGAACAAGAGTTGGACGTCGATGCTGGAGGATTGCGAAGCTACCTTGAGTACTTTAGACAGCGCTAAAA gTAATATTACGAAACTTCATAATTCTATAAGCGCCAGCAGCGGTAAACTGTGGTCGTCGGCGCTCGAGTGGACGCTGAAGATAGGCCACTACCAGTTGCTCAGGAAAAAGATAGCGTACGAGCTAAACACTGCTTGCAAATTTGAAGCGAAGCATATGGAGGCTGCCCTTCGCACCTTAAACAC ggCTATCTTGTGCGAGATAGCGAGACAAGATAACGAGACTGAGCAGGAAAAGAGCGAGTTGCTTCATGAGCTTAGCACGCGATTGGACTGGGCTGGCATCAGCGACCCGCACAACAAAGTTTACATTAAACCACCGAAGATGGACAACATAGCTCTCATTGTCTTCTTGTTTACGGTGTCgcagttaaataaattgttttactgTAAAAATACAG CGAGTCTCTTGAGCAAGAGACATCAAGATCCTATTGATGCTGTGGTGTTCGCGATAGGAATACAAACGATTCTCCGTCAGTTTCACGTTTCTGTGATGAATCGTTTTGTGAAGTATCTTTGTGTGTATACCTTGTCGTTCGTCACCACGGAGAG TATGAAAGCAGGGAGTGAAGCAGAAACCGAAGGAGCTACAAATCTCCATTTTCTAGAGCTTTTTGTGAAATATTCTGGCATTCCGCGTTCTCTTATTCTTAAAGAAATACCCGTCGTCGTTTTAGATCATTCCCTAGtcaaaatggcaaaataa
- the LOC105285632 gene encoding uncharacterized protein LOC105285632 isoform X1 has product MFHYLRYIYREHVNQWANNVALENDSSELSIDTNTVSCFLEPLKNSRRLANLRKTKHLWLREKISSDCTEINSRLPQLYGIIEADELLGLTRQFATIALATIYYNLGIIYKDCLGLQDLQVSLDSLSRSRELLRGNELDCDAILIVVKSLVAMSEIQATQRWLSEAVKLYLQYSKRDNFRSKPIYTYLADVLKQDLRILLILLYEKIIKRMEVIYSASDEMDEWIKTVHDCLNNRVRIIKSLDEACKWSNAAITISTYLINKLRFHEARNCLAAAEYILDSIEENPSYNVIRYTVKNLQAKVANAWLTYTNYILRESCSYLQAQQQTSYVPIQRAPQELLLFTSLRARLGYFTNRITDSRVSNTYGADIVTDFAVDQYMVACTIFSALGNDGDYFIAMSKCALVFKYLASFSTDIDFQIQVYKCQRKFFYDNYSKYVQKARLLPEFVSDLVVILKMWKDATQKFLSVIEGIEEFPNLYSITQRTLRFIISTLDDYEQIDRVIVI; this is encoded by the exons atgtttcattatttgCGTTACATATACCGTGAACACGTTAACCAATGGGCAAATAATGTTGCACTTG AAAACGATTCAAGTGAACTCTCGATAGATACGAACACTGTATCATGCTTTCTGGAACCGTTGAAGAATTCACGTCGACTGGCAAATTTACGGAAAACGAAGCACCTCTGGCTACGTGAAAAGATAAGTAGTGATTGCACAGAAATAAATTCCCGGTTGCCTCAATTGTACGGGATTATAGAAGCTGATGAGCTTCTTGGATTGACGCGACAGTTCGCTACTATAGCTCTTGCAACAATTTACTATAACTtaggtataatatataaggaCTGCCTAGGACTACAGGATTTACAAGTTTCTCTAGATAGTTTATCAAGATCTCGCGAATTATTACGAGGAAACGAGCTAGACTGCGACGCCATTTTAATAGTTGTAAAATCATTAGTTGCAATGAGCGAAATACAAGCAACACAACGATGGTTAAGTGAAGCTGTCAAgttatatttgcaatatagTAAACGGGACAATTTCCGATCGAAACCAATTTACACATATTTGGCTGATGTTCTCAAGCAGGATctgagaatattattaatattgttatatgaaaaaataataaagcgtATGGAAGTGATATATTCTGCTTCAGACGAGATGGATGAATGGATAAAAACCGTACATGATTGTTTAAACAACCGGGTAAGAATTATCAAGTCTCTCGATGAAGCATGTAAATGGTCTAATGCAGCGATTACGATAAGTACGTATTTGATAAACAAGCTGCGCTTTCACGAAGCCAGAAACTGTCTCGCTGCAGCCGAATATATACTGGACAGCATCGAGGAAAATCCGTCATATAACGTTATTCGTTATACTGTCAAGAATCTACAAGCAAAAGTTGCTAATGCGTGGCTTACATATACAAACTACATTTTGCGAGAGTCATGTTCGTACCTACAAGCTCAACAACAAACAAGCTATGTACCAATTCAGAGAGCACCTCAAGAgttgttattatttacatcACTGAGGGCACGCTTAGGATATTTTACTAACAGAATTACTGATTCACGTGTGTCAAATACATATGGTGCAGATATAGTTACTGACTTTGCAGTAGACCAGTATATGGTGGCTTGTACCATTTTCAGTGCACTGGGCAACGATGGCGACTATTTTATTGCAATGTCTAAATGTGCTTTGGTATTTAAATACCTCGCATCTTTTTCGACTGATATAGACTTCCAAATACAAGTGTATAAGTGCCAAAGGAAGTTTTTTTATGACAATTACAGTAAATACGTACAGAAGGCGAGACTCTTACCAGAATTTGTATCTGATCTTGTAGTCATTTTAAAGATGTGGAAAGATGCGACTCAAAAGTTTCTTTCTGTGATAGAgggaattgaagaatttcctAACTTATATTCCATTACACAGAGGACACTTCGATTTATTATAAGCACGTTGGATGATTATGAGCAAATAGATAGAGTGATAGTTATCTGA
- the LOC105285632 gene encoding uncharacterized protein LOC105285632 isoform X2, whose product MFRYLRYMYDEYVKQPWRNSASLEEDSSEQSSIDTYIVDYLLEPLMNSCQMAHLRTLKQPYVYEKIRSTCAEIDSQLPQMNKIIELNEMIESVKQFEILALATIYYNLGIIYKDCLGLQDLQVSLNNLSRSRELLRGNELDCNAILIAVKTLIAMSEIQETQRWLSEAVKLCLQYVAQNNVQSKPNYTFLADVSEEEDLRITLRLLYESIIERMEMIYSASGEMDEWIKTVHDCLNHRARIINPLYEVCEWSNVAITISTYFTNKLRFTEARNCLAAAEYMVGRIEEDSSYNANNDNTVKNLKAKVAAAWLLYVTDILRESYLYLQTSSVPTNQETPQELLFFTSLSEHLAYINYRITDLRVSNLDDAYAVTYFAVDQYNLASITFRELDNTIDHLDVIAKYASVFKYLASFTTDIHIQIHIHHHRTTFLHAIYNEYKQEASHVPERVSHLVAILEIWKDATQTLLFVTDRSGNFCGLYFAIQKELRYILTTLDSYKQ is encoded by the exons ATGTTTCGTTATTTGCGTTACATGTACGATGAATACGTTAAACAGCCGTGGAGAAATAGTGCTTCACTAG AAGAAGATTCAAGTGAACAATCCTCGATAGATACGTACATTGTTGATTACTTGCTGGAACCATTGATGAATTCATGTCAAATGGCTCATTTACGGACACTGAAGCAACCCTATGTATATGAAAAGATACGTAGTACTTGCGCAGAAATAGATTCCCAGTTGCCTCAAATGAATAAGATTATAGAATTGAATGAGATGATAGAATCGGTGAAACAATTCGAAATTCTAGCTCTTGCAACAATTTACTATAACTtaggtataatatataaggaCTGCCTAGGACTACAGGATTTACAAGTTTCTCTAAATAACTTATCAAGATCTCGCGAATTATTACGAGGAAACGAGCTCGACTGCAACGCCATTTTAATAGctgtaaaaacattaattgCAATGAGCGAAATACAAGAAACACAACGATGGTTAAGTGAAGCTGTCAAGTTATGTTTACAATATGTTGCACAGAACAATGTCCAATCGAAACCAAATTACACATTTTTGGCTGATGTTTCCGAGGAGGAAGATCTGAGAATAACATTAAGATTGTTATATGAGAGTATAATAGAGCGTATGGAAATGATATATTCTGCTTCAGGCGAGATGGATGAATGGATAAAAACCGTACATGATTGTTTAAACCACCGGGCAAGAATTATCAACCCTCTCTATGAAGTATGTGAATGGTCTAACGTAGCGATTACGATAAGTACGTATTTTACAAACAAGCTGCGCTTTACTGAAGCCAGAAATTGTCTCGCTGCAGCAGAATATATGGTGGGAAGAATAGAGGAAGATTCGTCATATAACGCGAATAATGATAATACTGTCAAGAATCTAAAAGCAAAAGTTGCAGCTGCATGGCTTTTATATGTAACCGACATTCTGCGGGAGTCATATTTGTACCTACAAACTAGCTCTGTACCAACAAATCAAGAGACACCTCAAGAGTTACTATTCTTTACGTCACTGAGTGAACACTTagcatatattaattacagaaTTACTGATTTACGTGTATCAAATTTAGATGATGCATATGCAGTTACTTACTTTGCAGTAGACCAATATAATTTGGCTAGTATCACTTTCCGTGAACTGGATAATACTATCGACCATCTCGATGTAATTGCTAAATATGCTTCGGTATTTAAATACCTCGCATCTTTTACGACcgatatacacatacaaatacatatacatcACCACCGAACAACGTTCTTACATGCCATTTATAATGAATACAAACAGGAGGCGAGTCACGTACCAGAACGTGTATCTCATCTTGTAGCCATTTTAGAGATATGGAAAGATGCGACTCAAACGCTTCTTTTTGTGACAGACAGAAGTGGAAACTTTTGTGGCTTGTATTTCGCTATCCAGAAGGAACTTCGATATATTTTAACCACTTTGGATTCTTACAAGCAATAG
- the LOC105285633 gene encoding allatotropin isoform X1: protein MIDQFERLSGVLRRRQEIMRAVLAIALVLAVGLVMVTTATKAHNYPRFFKGHRAKLREIRGFKPEYLSTAIGFGKRVGPAEAQDLSARERILLSLLGNFPREMPAEVLLRTMQANPALANRLTQLVAQNDQGDEEPPMMEHPKLERTLALI from the exons ATGATCGATCAATTTGAACGATTGTCTGGAGTTCTGCG GAGGCGTCAGGAAATCATGCGAGCGGTGTTGGCGATCGCGTTGGTCCTCGCGGTGGGACTCGTCATggtgacgacggcgacgaaggCTCACAATTACCCCCGCTTCTTCAAGGGGCATCGGGCGAAGTTGAGGGAGATCCGCGGTTTCAAGCCGGAATACCTCTCCACGGCGATCGGTTTCGGGAAGCGAGTGGGCCCTGCGGAGGCCCAGGATctcagcgcgcgcgagaggatcCTGCTGTCGCTTCTCGGAAACTTTCCGCGCGA AATGCCCGCGGAAGTGCTGCTTCGAACGATGCAAGCGAATCCCGCATTGGCCAATAGGCTGACGCAGCTGGTGGCGCAGAACGATCAAGGCGACGAGGAGCCGCCGATGATGGAACACCCGAAGCTCGAGAGAACACTCGCGCTAATTTAA
- the LOC105285633 gene encoding allatotropin isoform X2 gives MLSSLRRRQEIMRAVLAIALVLAVGLVMVTTATKAHNYPRFFKGHRAKLREIRGFKPEYLSTAIGFGKRVGPAEAQDLSARERILLSLLGNFPREMPAEVLLRTMQANPALANRLTQLVAQNDQGDEEPPMMEHPKLERTLALI, from the exons ATGTTGTCCTCCCTCAGGAGGCGTCAGGAAATCATGCGAGCGGTGTTGGCGATCGCGTTGGTCCTCGCGGTGGGACTCGTCATggtgacgacggcgacgaaggCTCACAATTACCCCCGCTTCTTCAAGGGGCATCGGGCGAAGTTGAGGGAGATCCGCGGTTTCAAGCCGGAATACCTCTCCACGGCGATCGGTTTCGGGAAGCGAGTGGGCCCTGCGGAGGCCCAGGATctcagcgcgcgcgagaggatcCTGCTGTCGCTTCTCGGAAACTTTCCGCGCGA AATGCCCGCGGAAGTGCTGCTTCGAACGATGCAAGCGAATCCCGCATTGGCCAATAGGCTGACGCAGCTGGTGGCGCAGAACGATCAAGGCGACGAGGAGCCGCCGATGATGGAACACCCGAAGCTCGAGAGAACACTCGCGCTAATTTAA
- the LOC105285633 gene encoding allatotropin isoform X3 — MRAVLAIALVLAVGLVMVTTATKAHNYPRFFKGHRAKLREIRGFKPEYLSTAIGFGKRVGPAEAQDLSARERILLSLLGNFPREMPAEVLLRTMQANPALANRLTQLVAQNDQGDEEPPMMEHPKLERTLALI, encoded by the exons ATGCGAGCGGTGTTGGCGATCGCGTTGGTCCTCGCGGTGGGACTCGTCATggtgacgacggcgacgaaggCTCACAATTACCCCCGCTTCTTCAAGGGGCATCGGGCGAAGTTGAGGGAGATCCGCGGTTTCAAGCCGGAATACCTCTCCACGGCGATCGGTTTCGGGAAGCGAGTGGGCCCTGCGGAGGCCCAGGATctcagcgcgcgcgagaggatcCTGCTGTCGCTTCTCGGAAACTTTCCGCGCGA AATGCCCGCGGAAGTGCTGCTTCGAACGATGCAAGCGAATCCCGCATTGGCCAATAGGCTGACGCAGCTGGTGGCGCAGAACGATCAAGGCGACGAGGAGCCGCCGATGATGGAACACCCGAAGCTCGAGAGAACACTCGCGCTAATTTAA